DNA from bacterium:
TCTCAGGCATCAGTGCGAGAGCGAGCTCAAGGGAAAGCTCATCCACTTGAGGACCTTCTACGCAGCCAACTGCAACAGGCCCAAAGAGATCGCGAAGATGATGGTCGATTCGTTCCCGACGTTCATCGCCGCCATGCGCGGCACCCTGAGGCTCCTGGGCAAGAAGCCCCCCGCCGACGCGCGGGCGGTCGTCGAGCTCGTGGGCGGGCTCATAGACGTCAACCCGACAATATTCTTCGACATCCTGGAGATCAGGAGCGGCGTCTCGCTCCTGCCCCGCGGAGACGAAGCCCTGTCTGCGTTCGAGCTCTACTTGACAGAACTCGCCTCGCTAACTAGGTTCGTGGACCAGATTCAAACTGCATAACATCCGTAAATGATCGGAGGACGCATGCAAAAGAAATGGATAATACTAGGAGTTATATTGCTGGTGCTCATAGCCTTCGGCGGCAGCTGCGTGGGCAAGTATAACCAGCTCATGACGCTCAACGAGTCCGTGACCACGGCCTGGGCGCAGGTGGAGAACGTGTTGCAGCGGAGGAATGACCTGATCCCCAACCTCGTCAACACGGTGAAGGGCTACGCGGCGCAGGAGCAGAAGGTCTTCATAGACGTGACCGAGGCGCGCGCAAAGGTCGGCGGCGCGACGACCATACCTGACAAGGTCGACGCCAATAACCAATTGACCGCGGCGCTGGGCAGGCTCATGCTCGTGGTCGAGCGCTATCCGGACCTCAAATCCAACCAGAACTTCCTGGCCCTCCAGGACGAACTCGCCGGGACCGAAAACCGCATAGCCGTGGAGAGAATGCGCTACAACGAGACGGTCAAGGCATACAACGTGTTCGTCCGCCACTTCCCGAACAACGTAATAGCCGGGATATTCGGCTACGCGCGCGAGAACGTGTACTTCAAGGCGGAGGATGAGGCGAAGGCTGCGCCTACGGTGGATTTCGGAATGGAGCCGCAGGGCCCAAAACAGTAGTCGATCCCATGAAGGACGCAGAGCAAGGCCGGTCGAAAGACCGGCCTTTTTTTACATCAAAAACGAAAGGGCAAGATTGGAGAGCGCGCCTGCGGTGATCGCCACGATGAGCATGATGATCGTCGAGAGCATGAGCAACCTGAGCCCCAGCTCCTTGGCGATCATGACGAACGTCGCCACGCACGGAAAGGTCATGGCCAGGGCCACGGTCGCCACGATCAGCTGCCTGGTGGAGAGCCCTAGCGGCGAGAGCATGCCCATCGCGATGTCCTTGCGCAGGAAACCCATGGCCATCGAGACCACCGCCTCGCGCGGAAGCCCCCACAGCCTTTCCACCACGGGAGAAGCGGCGGCGGCGACCCATTCGAACGCGCCCGCAGCATAGAGCAAGTTGACGACCAGCACTCCTGCCAGGACCACCGGCAGCGCCTCTTTGAGGAAATACATAGTCCTCATCCAGAATTTCTTCATGAACGCGGAGGCGTTGGGCCACCTGATCGGCGGCATCTCAATTATATGCTCGGGGCTGAAGCCCCTCTTCACGAGCCTCGCCAGCACGAGACCCGTGAAGAGCCACGACAGGAATATGATGAAATAAACGGTGAAGACATAGATGAGTCCCCTCGCGCCCACCAGCCCGATGATCATGGCCTGCAGCGACGCGCACGGCACGCCGATGGATATCAGCGTGATGGCGATGAACCTCTCGCGCCTGGACTCGAGGTTGCGCGTGGCCATGATGCCCGGAACGTTGCAGCCCAGACCCAAAAGATGCGGCACGATCGCGTAGCCGTGAAGCCCCATGTGGTGCATGGTGCGGTCGAGCAACACGGCAAAGCGCGGCAGATAGCCCAGGTCCTCCAGAAAACCCAGCACGAGGTAGAACCCGATTATGTACGGCAGCACGGCGGCTATCTCGATATAGAAGCCTGTGGTCAGAAGCCCGAAGGAATGGCCGAAGTCGATCTGTCCGTCCACCAGCCTGCCGATCAGCACATCGTGCAGAAACGGGTATCCGGCTATGGCGGCGGAGAGGGACTCGAGCGGCCCCCTGGCCAACTCGAACAGCGGATCGAACACGTGCCGGATCAGCCCCTCGCCGATCGCGCGTATGATCGCAAACGAGGCGACGAGGACGATGGCCGCGATGAAGAGGCCGCCCACCGGATTGAGGGCCACGTCCTCTATCCTCTGCCTCAAGGTGTGGCGGTGATGCGTGAGGCTCTGTACCTCGGAGATTATTTCGCCGATCGCCTTCCAGCGCTCCCCTTCCCCGATGCTGCGCAGGCTTCTCTCCGGCGCCGCCTCCAGCGCGTCGATCGCCTGTTTGATCCCCTCGCCCGTCACCGCAACAGTGGGGACGACGGCGCAGCCCAGGCGCGCAGCGAGTTTCTCCACGTCGATCTTGATGCCGCGATGGGCTGTCTCGTCCCACATGTTGAGCATGATCACCGTGGGGAGGCCCTTCTCCACCAGCTGCAGCGTGAGGTTGAGGTTGCGCTCCAGGTTGGTGGCGTCGACCACGTTGATGACGAGGTCGGCCTTGGAGAGCATCGTCGCGGCGACCTCCTCGGCCTTGCACGCAGGTTCGATCGAGTACATGCCCGGCGCGTCGATCACCTGGGCCCTCTTGCCCTGAAAGAGCATCTGGCCGCTCATGAACTCGACGGTCGTGCCGGGATAGTTCGAAGCGATCGCGTGGACGCCGGTGAGCCTGGTGAAGACCACGCTCTTGCCCACGTTGGGGTTGCCTATGAGGACGATCCTCTTCATGACCAGGGCCCCCCGACCATGATCTTCCCGGCCATGCCGTGGCCGACCGCCAATTGCCTTCCGTCAACCGAGACGACCACGGGTCCGCCCATGAGCATGGCGCTGATCTTGGTGATGAGCTTGCCCGGCCTGATGTTCATGGCCGCAAGCCTATTCTCAATCCCGCGGCCTCCATCGATGCGGCGGACCACGCCCCTCTGGCCCGGCTTGAGCTTCTCCAGCGGCGTGAGCTCTTCCTCGACGGAGAGCGCAGAGAGCGGCTCTTTGACCGCCTTCTTCGCACAGCGGCTGCAGACCCCGTAGAGCGAGAGCGTGTGATCCTCGACCACGAAGCCGTGCCGGCCGGCGACCTCCTCCTGCAGCTCCTCTATGTCGGGGTTCGCAAACTCGATCATTTCGCCGCAGCGGCGGCATATGAGATGGTCGTGGTGGCGGTGCGCGAAGGCGTGCTCGTAGATGAGCGAACCGTCCTCGAGTCTCAGCTCGCGCGCGAGACCTGCGCCGACCAGGAGGCACAGCGCGCTCTGCACGGTCTTGAGGTCGAGCGAGCGATGATCCTTTTTGAGCTTCTCCCAGAATTCGGCCGCAGTGATATGATGCTCGGAGGAGAGGAACTTGAGCAGTATCATCTCGCGCACGCCGCTCTTGTGCAGCCCCTTTGAGGTGCAAAAATCCCTCAGCATGTCCAGCTGTCTTCGAAACCTTCCCTTCACAGGAATCAATCCTTCCTTTTTTAGGAAACTTTACCGAATGCGCGGGGATAGTGCTCAGGATAAGGGCCCGTTGTCAAGCCGACCGACGGAACACCGGAGAGCTCCCTTGAAAGTTTCTGGAGTAAAAAGCTTATTTCCTGAGCAACTCCTCTGCGGCGATAAAATGGGTCTCAGGTGCAGAACAAAAACCCCTGGCCGGCATGACCGCAACGGAGCCCTTGTCTTTCAAAGGTCCATCGGGCGGCTCGACAGGCTGGACGATTACCACTTCCTCGGTCAGGAAATCCCTCAGATTTAAATCAAAGAGAGGTTTCAGCTCCGGGCCGAGGTAGATCTTGAACTTGTCATCTCCATTGTAAACATCATGTCTGTTGCCGAAGACAAACAGCACGACACCCCACTCCCTCATCTTAAACGTCCTGAGCCCCAAACCGCTGCTCCACAAGAACAGCGATCCGGAGTGAGCCTTCTCAAACGATTTCCAAGCATACACCTGCTCGGCGGCATCGTAAGCATTCGCTCTCCAAATTATGGATGCGGACGAAATCCAGGGAGCGCCTTCATAGCCGGACAACCGACTGAACTTACCGGCCCACCCGGACGTATCTATGGCAAAGGATCTCAGCGGCGCATCAGGCCCCACTTTTGCCTCCTCCGATTCATGCAAAGGAGAGAGCCCATCTGAGACAGGTTGAAAACTATCATGCTGAACAGGAGATCCTTCTGAGACTAACGGAGAATCCTCAGGCAAGTTGAGGCAATACAAATCAAGATTTGCGGAAACATCCCTTGTCGATGAAAGGCTCGTCTCAGCTCCGCACATATTCATTCCTCCCTGTACCGTAACTGATTTCGAAGATATCAAAATTGATAATCATGTCTTATGCGACGTCTTCGCCTCGGTCAACGATGATCTTCAATGCCTTGAAGAAACAACCCATTTTGCTCAAATGTGCCTCGACACCTCGTCCAGGAGGTCCTGGCGGTCGATGAAGTCCTCGAGGTAGTCCTTCCTGGCGCTGGAGATCACGAGCACAGGCGAACGGTCATACCTCGCGAGCCAGCGGCGGTAACAGCGCTCCAGGCGCCTCAGGTATTCGCCGGGGACGTCCTTCTCGATGGCGCGGCCGCGGCCTGAGATGCGCTTTTTGAGAACGTCCAGCGGGCACTCGAGGTAGATGAGCAGGTCCGGCGGATTGATGACCTCGAGCATGACCTCGTAGAGCTCGCGGTACGTCCTGTATTCCTCTTTGGACATGCACCCCTGCCGATGGAGATTCCTGGCGAAGATCTCCGCGTCCTCGTAGATCGTGCGGTCCTGCACCACGGTCCCTGGATAGGCGTCGAGCTCGCGGTGGATGCGGAACTTGTGCGTGAGGAAGTGCATCTGCGAATGGAAGGCCCAGCGCTTCATGTTCTTGAAGAAGGGTTTGAGAAACGGGTTGAGATCGTTCGGTTCGAAGAACGGCTTCAGATCGAAGTGGTCGCAGAGGAACTTGACCAGCGTGGATTTGCCCGCCCCCATGTTGCCCGCGACCGCTATATATTTGGTGGCCATCCCGGAGAGGCCTATTCGTCCTCGATCAACTCGCCCGGCTTTCCTCCGGGCTTCTCGAAGTAGTCGAGCTTGTCGATCGGCATGGTGACGCTGGTGCAGATGTTGCCAAGGTGCGCAGCCACCCTCTTGAAGAAACGGATGATGAGCGCCACAGCCACCGCATTGCGCTCCTTGTTGTCGCGCGCCAGTTCCCAGACGTAGCGGTCGCAATCCTTCTCGAGTTTGTATGCCTCCGCGCGGGTCGAGCGGGCTATCTCCTTGTCTTTGTTGTCGAAGGCGAGCTTGGTCCTGTCGAACCAGGAGAGCATCTTATAGCGCATGTCCACCAGGAGCGTCAGGAGCGGATCCTTGAGCAGATTGGGGGCGTTGCGGTAGATCTCGTCTATGTTCTTGCAGTAATCGCCGATCCTCTCCACATCCTTGGAGAGGCTCATGAGGATGAGACACGGCACCACGTCGGCCACCCCCTGCACCGTAAGATGCGTTACGATATCCCTCCGTATGACCTGCTGCAGGGTGTTGAGTCTGCTGTCCATCCTCGCGAGCTGGACATGGGACGACTCGATCTTCCCTGAATCGGTCAACGACGCGGTGGAGCGCTCGAACATCTCCTTCGCGATGACGATCATCTCGTCGAATTGCTTGAAGATCTCCGCGAGCGGCGTCTTATCATGCCAGATAGCCAGAAGCTCCTTCAAGACCATATATCACTCCTTTCTCTCAAAGCCGCTCGGTGATGAGCATGCCCAAGAGGGGTATGAGGAAGAACATCGTGATTATGTAAACGAACACCAGCTTCTTGTGCCTCACGAAATAATGAGCCAGGAACCTGGAGATGACGATCGGTATCCTGCGCATGAACGGCGGCACGAAGAATACGAGAGTGCCGCAGATGTTGAAGAGCAGGTGAACGAACGCGATGGTGAGTCCATTCTGGTTGCCTGCCAGCGTGGCCAGCAGCGCGGTCACCGTCGTGCCTATGTTGGCGCCGACCGTTACTGGGAAGGCCTGCTCCAGATTGATCAGACCCGCGCCCACCAGCGGCACCAGCATCGACGTTGTGATGGAGCTGGACTGGATTATGGCAGTGAGTGCAAGCCCTATGGCGAAGACGAAATAGGGGTTGGCGGAGAATACGCGCTGTATCCAGTGCTCCGCCCTGGATGATGTGGCCCTGCGCATGAGCTTCACGATGTAGGCTAGAGCGACAAAGACCAGCGCCAGCGATATCGCAACGCTGATTATGCCTGTGACGCATTCGGAGAAGCCGGCCCTGTCGATCATGAAGCCGTGGGTCAGCTTCACCAGCGGCTGGATCAGCGGTTTCAGCGGACTGTCGAAACCGCCGGCCTGGGAGCCGTAGAACACGGCGGAGAGATAATGCGCAGCCGTGTCCAGGAAACCGGTCGCCAGCTGCAGCGGCAAGAGAACGATCACCGACAACACGTTGAACATGTCGTGCACATTGGCGCCGGCGTACGCGCGCTCGAACTCGTCGTTGCGTCTTATGTGCCCGAGCGAGACGATCGCGCACGTGATCGTCGTGCCGATATTCGCGCCCATGACTATCGGGACCGCGTTGTGCACTGTTATTCCGCCTGCCGACACAAGCGCCACAATCAGCGACGTGGTGAGCGAGGAGCTCTGCACTATCGCGGTCGTGAGTATGCCGATCATGAGCCCTGCGAAGGGGTTGGTCGTGGCGGAGAGCAGGCCCTCGGCAACGCCCTTACCCAGCATCTTGAATGAGCTTCCCAACAGGTCGATTGAAAAGAGGAACAAATAAAGAAGTACGAGGAATAGCAGCCCCCGCACGAGACCCGGAATAAATCTCAATACGCGTGGAGACATAGGCCGCCCAATATAACAAAGGGAAATCTAAGTAAAGATCATTTCCGGCGCATCTCCCTTATGAACTCCTCCAGCGCAGGCACGACCTCGAACATGTCGCCCGCGATCCCGTAGTCAACGCGCGAGAATATCGGCGCCTCAGGATCGCTGTTTATCGCGACGACGACCTTGGAGGAGCGCATGCCGCTCATGTGCTGGATCGATCCCGAGATGCCGCAGGCGATGTAGAGCGCAGGGCTCACCGCTCTGCCCGACTGGCCGACCTGGTGGTCGTGCGATATCCACCCCTCGTCCACCGCCGCCCTGGAAGCGCCGACCGTTGCCCCGAGCGCCCTTGCCAGATCCCTTATCATGCCGAAGTTCTCGGCGTTTCTGATTCCGCGGCCTGCGGCCACGATCCTGTCGGCCTCCGCCAGGTCCACCATGCCGGGCTCCGACTCCTCCACGCGCTCGATGCGCACGCCCTGTGCATCAACGGTCTCGACGACTGAAACTGCAGGCAACTTGTCGAACGCCGGTGGGATTGAAAATGAATTCGGCCGCACGGAGGCGAACGCGGGGCTCGATAAAAGCCTCACCGCTGCGATCGCAGCCCCGCCGTAGACAGGCCTCTCGAAGAGGACCTTTTCCCCCTCCACTGATATGCCCGTGCAGTCGGATGCCATCCCAACGCCCAGCCTCATGGAGGCCCTGACCAGGAGGTCTGCGCCGAAGGGGGTGGATGAACCCAGCACGCAGTCGGGGGCGAAGCGAGCTACGGCAGCGCACAGAGGCTGGGCGAGCGCCTGCCCCGAACGCGCATCGTTGCCCGAGGCATTCGCAGCAAACACAGTGTCTGCGCCTGCCCTCCCCAGCTCTCGAGTCAGCGCATCTCCGGACGCGCCCGCGACGAAGGCCGCAACTTCGCCTCCCGGCGCCACGAGCGACGCCGCCTTGCCGATGAGCTCGGCCGAATGGCGCTTGAGAGCGCCCCCCTCTGACTCCGCCACTACGAGTATCATCATACTCAGATCACCTTCGCCTCTTCCCGCAAGAGCCTCACCAGCTCACGGGCCGCATCTCGCGGCCGGCCCGCTATCATCCTCCCCCTCCTCCTCTCGGGAGGAGGCGCAAGCCGCTCGATCGACATCGCGCTCTTGACCTCAACTCCGAGCTCCGACGCATTGGTCTCAGCGATCGGCTTTGATTTCGCCTTGAGTATCCCGGGGAGAGAAACGTATCTCGGCTGGTTGAGGCTCTTCTCGCAGCCGATCAACGCGGGAAGCCGGACCCTTATCATCTCCTTCACTCCTGCGCCCGCGGCCCTCGTGCATACGGCCTCCTTAAAAGCGGGATCGCACTCGAATTTCTCTACCGGGGAGACATGCGGAAGCGAGAGCATCTCGGCCACGCCGATGTGCACCTGGCCCCAACCTGCGTCCGTGGAGATCTTGCCCGCGAACACGATATCGAACCCCTCGCGCCTGCAGGCTGCGGCCAGCAGCGTCGCCGTGAAGAAGGGGTCCGGCAGAAGGCCCTCGACGTCGATACGCAGGCCGCGGTCAGCGCCCATGGCGAGCGCCCGGCGCATGGTTTCCTGCGCGTGGACGAGGCCGGCCGTAACGATCACGACCTCTACCGCCCGGCACGCCTCCGGCGAAGCCGTGGCGGTCGGGCCGCACAAAGATTCCCTGAGGCGCAGCGCCTCCTCGAGCGCGATCTCGTCGTATGGGTTTATCACCCATTGGATGCGGTCAGCGATTATGGATTTTCCGTCAGGAGCGATTTCGATCAGGCTCTCTGTGTCAGCGACTTCTTTGAGCAGGACGCCGATCTTCATCAATATCTGTAATGGTCGGACTTATACGGGCCGTCGACGTTGACACCTATGTAGCTCGCCTGCTCCTGTGTGAGCCGCGTCAGCTTCACGCCCAGCTTGTCGAGATGGAGCTTCGCCACCTCCTCGTCCAACTTCTTAGGCAGCGTGTAGACGGCGATCTTCGGCTTGTCCTTGGCCAGCGCCATCTGGGCGAGACACTGGTTCGTAAAGGAGTTGGACATGACGAAGGAGGGATGCCCGGTGGCGCAGCCAAGGTTCACGAGCCTGCCCTCCGCGAGGATGAACACCGAGCGCCCGTCGGGGAAGACCCAGCGGTCGACCTGCGGCTTGATCTCCACCTTCTTTATGCCGGGCGTCCTCTCGAGCCGGTCCATCTGGATCTCGTTGTCGAAATGCCCGATGTTGCAGACGATCGCCTGGTCCTTCATCTTCGACATGTGATCGGCCGTTATCACGTCGCGATTGCCGGTGGCGGTGACGAAGATGTCCGCCTCCGAAAGCGCATCCGCGACCGTCGTGACCTCGAAGCCCTCCATCGCCGCCTGCATCGCACAGATCGGGTCTATCTCGGTGACCAGCACCCTGGCGCCGAAGCCGCGCATGGACTGGCAGCAGCCCTTGCCCACGTCACCGTAACCGCAGACCAGGACGACCTTGCCCGCGACCATGACGTCGGTGGCGCGCTTGATGCCGTCAGCGAGCGACTCGCGGCAGCCGTAGAGGTTGTCGAACTTCGACTTGGTGACGGAATCGTTGACGTTGTACGCGGGGAAGAGGAGTTTGCCCTCCTTCATCATCTGGTAGAGCCGGCCCACGCCCGTGGTTGTCTCCTCCGAGACGCCGATGATCTCAGGCACGATGCCGTGCCAGAACTTCGGGCTCTCGGAGTGAATCCTGCGGAGGAGGTTTTCGATCACCACCTCCTCTTTGATATTCGTCGTTATCTCGGGGAGCTTCTTGTTCTTCTCGAAATAGTTTTCCAGCTCAAAGCCCTTATGCACGAATAACGTGGCGTCCCCGCCGTCATCCACGATGAGGTTCGGCCCCTTGTCTGCGTGGCTCAGCGCCTGATAGGTGCACCACCAGTACTCCTCCAGCGTCTCGCCCTTCCACGCGAAGACAGGCACGCCGGTCGCCGCTATTGCCGCGGCGGCATGATCCTGCGTGGAGAAGATGTTGCACGACGCCCAGCGCACAGATGCGCCGAGTTCCCTGAGTGTCTCGATCAGCACAGCGGTCTGGATCGTCATGTGCAGCGAGCCGGTGACGCGCAACCCCTGGAGCGGCTTTTTGGGACCGTACTTCTCGCGCACCGCCATGAGGCCGGGCATCTCCTTCTGCGCCACCTCGATCTCCCTGCGCCCGAAATCGGCAAGCCCCATGTCTTTGACTTTGAAGTCTTTGCTGGTCATCTCGAACTCCTCTATATAAATATATAATGATACGTGGAGCGAAGGCGTATATCGCGAATTATCCCGTGATATCAAGAGTTAATATCGCGACCAGAAACCTCTTCAAGCAACGCGCCGTCTATGTGGCCGGGCAGAGGTCTGCCCAACATCGAAAGCACGGTGGGGAATACGTCGACCGTGCGCGCCGGCCTGTACTTGAGCTTCTGGTTAGTGATCAGCGGAACCCGCATGTGGCTCTGATGGAGCGAACCGTGAGAGGCCCGATGCTCCGGGTGCTCGTACTTCAATCTCAGATCGAACCCAGGGGTCGCCGATATCATCACGTCGCCCGACCGCGGCGCGGTGATGAGGTGCGCGATCTGGAACAGGGCGTCCGGGTAATCGGTATCCAGCGTGCGCACGAGCGACTGCTCGGAGTCGAGGTCAGCGGGGAGCGGAGGATAACCGAACGGGTCGGCGCCCTTGACCCTGTAGTGCAGCGCCGCCCCGTCGAGCCTCACCTCGGCCTCGCCCCGCCTGCTCAGTATGTCCGCACCCCCCTCGTTGTTGCGGACGGCCACGATGTCGACCGCCTCCTCCTCGAGCAGCGCATCTATCAGCGAGGGGGAACGTCTCTCGAGCTCGTCCCGTACCGTGTGGCGCGCCCAGCCGTCGCTGTTTTTGAAATACAGATGCGCCATGCCGTTTCCCGAAACCATGTTGGCCGAGAGCTTCCCCCTCTTTCGGAAGATGAGCGGGTAGAAAAACGCCGGCAACCCCATCCTCTCCAGGAACGAGTTCACGCAAAAATGCGTGTGCGTCGCGGAGAGCCCGTGGTCCGAGACGAGGAAGAACGCGGTCTCTTCCCACAGCCCCGCCTTCGATAGGTCGGAGACCACTTTGCCGACCGCGGAGTCGAGCCATCTGTATCTGGCAAGCGCGCTCTCGTGCCTGGGGTGAGCGAGGTGCGAATATTCGTCTATCCCCGGCAGGACGCAGAACACGTACGAGGGCGCTTTCCTGAGTTCGGCCCTGAGCTTCGAAAGGGCGGCCTCGTCCGTGAACGCCCAGCGATCGGTCAGATGCGAGTAGTACCAGTACCATATCCTGCTGATTCGAGTCGCGTTCCGTGAGCCCTCGGCGCCCCTCGCGATCGGGTTGAAGATCGAGACCGAGTCCGGTATCAACTCGAAGACAGTGCGTATGTGTTTCCACATGTCCCGCGCCATGCAGAAGCTTTCGAGGCCTACGTAGGATCGGTATCTGTCGAAGGAGGAGCCGGAGTCGTACTTCGCCTTGTCGAACCAGCGTATGCCGGGAACGTTGCACGTGCCGGGAAGACAACCTGTGAGAAAGGGAAGATAGGCGGGCCCGGTGGTTGAGGGGAAGCTCGTGACGGCGGGCAGCGAGCCCCCCTGCTCCACGAGGCGCCCGGCGATGTTGGGCAGGTTTCCCCGGGCGAGCTCCTCGCCGAGCACGTCGGCGCGCGCACCGTCGGCGAGCATCACGACGGCAAGTTTCTTTCTAGGCGTAGGCATCTTCAGCTAGGACTTTCTCTTGGAGCGTATATCGGAAAGTTTCTCGTTCATGCGCCTCACGAGATCCTGGTACCCGTGCTTCTTGATTATGGAGTCGAACTGGAATCGGTAGTTGTCCACGAGACTCGCCTCATCGACGATCACGTCGTAGATCTTCCATTGATCGCCCTTCTTCGTAAGCCTGTAGTTGAGCGCGATATCCACCCTCTCCGACGGCACCACGACCTTGGTGCGCACGAAGGCGCGCGTCTGCTCGGGGTTGTAGAATTTGTGGCCGTTGTAGACCACGTAGTATTTTCCCCCGCTCTTGCTCTTCGCAGCCGACTGCTCCTTCGAGAACAAAGCCTTCTCCTCCAGCAGGTCCGTCAGTATCTGCACGAACTGATCCTGCTCCTGGACCGTGCGCTCTTTCCAGTGAGAGGCCAGCGACTGCTTCGAAAGCTCGCGGATGTCGAACGTCCCGTGTATTATATTTTGTTTGATCTTGAGGTTGTGCTCCTCATCCTCCGCCGTGAGAGAGCCGCCCTTTGGCGCGACCTTGAAATCGTCGAGCATGTCGTCGAGTTCCTGTATCGCCCTGGTCGGCGTGCCTGCGTTATAATACTGCTTTTTGCTGCGCATCTGGTCTACGTCCACCTCCGCGCCCATCGCTGCAAAGGCAGGCGCGAGCATCGCGCAGAGGACCGCGAAGAAGATGGACGCCCTGAGAAGAGAGGGCCGTCTTTTTTCATTCATCGACATCACCCATCGAGGTGCCGCCGTCCACATTGTCCCTGCCATACGTGTCTTCCTCCTTGCCGTAATAATAATTGTCCGTCGTCGTGAAACCGCCGCCCTCGCCGCTCTGCATGTCGTCCAATACGACCGCCGCCTCCGGAACCACTTCCCTGAACCTGTCGCGGCCGACCCTCTTCTCCAGGGAGGCCAGCGCCATGTTGTAGTCGAAGACCGACTTGTAATAGACGCCCCTCGCCAGCAGCATGGCCTTGAGCGAGTCCGTGTATTTCTCGTTGTCGCCAAGGCCTATGTCGGTGTTCACCTTGGAGAGGAACATCATCTGCTCGGCCAGCGACTCGCCCCTCTTCGCGCGCTTCAAGTTCTCCTGCGCGCGCTTCGCTTCCAAATAGGCCTTGTGCGCATCGACCGATATCGCCCTGCGCGCGATCATGCGCTCGTACATCGCCTTGTGGTATTCCGCGCGCGCCTTCTTGATCTTCGCATAGGACCCGTGGAAATCGATCGTCCCCTTGAGCTCGAATCCTAGGCCCGCCCTCGTGAAATTGAAGGGGTCATTGAAGTCGTCGGTGAGCTGCAGGCCCCTTATCTCGCCGGTGGTGCGGCCTACGTCCACGAAGAAGCCGACCCCGGCCGTGGGGAGGACCTTTCTCTTCTCGAGCTTGTACAGCTTGTGTTTGGTCTCGACACCCAGGTCCATGAGTTTGACTTCGGGTTGAGCGGTCATCCCCGCGTCCACGAACTCATCCGCCCTGTCGAGTTTCGCCGGCTCAGGCGTGAGCGAGAGGCTATCGAGGACGATCTTCGTGTCGGGCTCGAGGTCGAGATGTATGAGCATCCCCTCGTAGGCAAGTTCCTGATTATGGGTGGCCTCTTCGAGGCGCTTCTCGAGCTCGAGCTTGAAGACCTTCAGCTGCGCCATGTCGTAGGGATCGATGCCGGGCAGATCCCCGATATCGTTCTCGCCCTTGGCCTTGTCGCCCTCCCCCTTTTTGCCCTCAGCATCCGCGGAGCCCTCCCAGTCTTCGTCCTCACCCCAGGCCTGCCTCGACTCCTCGTCTTTTATCCTCTTGTCGATCTTGCCTATCGCATCCTCGAGCAGGCCTATCGTCTCCTGCGCGAGCTGCACACCGTAATAGATCTGCTTCACCTGGTAGACCACGTCGGACTCGGTCTGGGCCCTGCGTATCCTGGCCGCCTCTATGCCACCGTCGGCGATCCTCTTGGCGAGCACAAGCTGGCCGAATGTCGAGACCGGAACACCTATTCCGACGTGAATGCTGTTGAAGAACGTGAGCTGCCCGTCGAAAAACGCGTTGAAGGCGTTGTCCACGTCCGTGGGGACAGGCGCCATCCTGTACTTATACTCCATCACCGGCCAGAAGGCCGCCGCGGCCTCGGCCCTCTGTCCCCTCGCCGCCTCGATGTCCTCGCCGGCAGCCCGAAGCCTCATGTTTCTGGTCAGGGCGATCCTGATGCAATCGGCAAGCCCGAGCTTCACTTTTCCGGGCCAATCCCTTCCCGCGACAGGGTCGAGCCCGTACTCCTCCTCGATGTTCGCGGGCCTGGATGGATCGGCCGACTGCCCCGCCGCCTGGGCCGATATGGC
Protein-coding regions in this window:
- a CDS encoding deoxynucleoside kinase; this encodes MATKYIAVAGNMGAGKSTLVKFLCDHFDLKPFFEPNDLNPFLKPFFKNMKRWAFHSQMHFLTHKFRIHRELDAYPGTVVQDRTIYEDAEIFARNLHRQGCMSKEEYRTYRELYEVMLEVINPPDLLIYLECPLDVLKKRISGRGRAIEKDVPGEYLRRLERCYRRWLARYDRSPVLVISSARKDYLEDFIDRQDLLDEVSRHI
- a CDS encoding ferrous iron transporter B — its product is MKRIVLIGNPNVGKSVVFTRLTGVHAIASNYPGTTVEFMSGQMLFQGKRAQVIDAPGMYSIEPACKAEEVAATMLSKADLVINVVDATNLERNLNLTLQLVEKGLPTVIMLNMWDETAHRGIKIDVEKLAARLGCAVVPTVAVTGEGIKQAIDALEAAPERSLRSIGEGERWKAIGEIISEVQSLTHHRHTLRQRIEDVALNPVGGLFIAAIVLVASFAIIRAIGEGLIRHVFDPLFELARGPLESLSAAIAGYPFLHDVLIGRLVDGQIDFGHSFGLLTTGFYIEIAAVLPYIIGFYLVLGFLEDLGYLPRFAVLLDRTMHHMGLHGYAIVPHLLGLGCNVPGIMATRNLESRRERFIAITLISIGVPCASLQAMIIGLVGARGLIYVFTVYFIIFLSWLFTGLVLARLVKRGFSPEHIIEMPPIRWPNASAFMKKFWMRTMYFLKEALPVVLAGVLVVNLLYAAGAFEWVAAAASPVVERLWGLPREAVVSMAMGFLRKDIAMGMLSPLGLSTRQLIVATVALAMTFPCVATFVMIAKELGLRLLMLSTIIMLIVAITAGALSNLALSFLM
- a CDS encoding transcriptional repressor encodes the protein MLRDFCTSKGLHKSGVREMILLKFLSSEHHITAAEFWEKLKKDHRSLDLKTVQSALCLLVGAGLARELRLEDGSLIYEHAFAHRHHDHLICRRCGEMIEFANPDIEELQEEVAGRHGFVVEDHTLSLYGVCSRCAKKAVKEPLSALSVEEELTPLEKLKPGQRGVVRRIDGGRGIENRLAAMNIRPGKLITKISAMLMGGPVVVSVDGRQLAVGHGMAGKIMVGGPWS
- a CDS encoding PhoU domain-containing protein, which translates into the protein MVLKELLAIWHDKTPLAEIFKQFDEMIVIAKEMFERSTASLTDSGKIESSHVQLARMDSRLNTLQQVIRRDIVTHLTVQGVADVVPCLILMSLSKDVERIGDYCKNIDEIYRNAPNLLKDPLLTLLVDMRYKMLSWFDRTKLAFDNKDKEIARSTRAEAYKLEKDCDRYVWELARDNKERNAVAVALIIRFFKRVAAHLGNICTSVTMPIDKLDYFEKPGGKPGELIEDE
- a CDS encoding LemA family protein → MQKKWIILGVILLVLIAFGGSCVGKYNQLMTLNESVTTAWAQVENVLQRRNDLIPNLVNTVKGYAAQEQKVFIDVTEARAKVGGATTIPDKVDANNQLTAALGRLMLVVERYPDLKSNQNFLALQDELAGTENRIAVERMRYNETVKAYNVFVRHFPNNVIAGIFGYARENVYFKAEDEAKAAPTVDFGMEPQGPKQ
- a CDS encoding Na/Pi symporter, producing MSPRVLRFIPGLVRGLLFLVLLYLFLFSIDLLGSSFKMLGKGVAEGLLSATTNPFAGLMIGILTTAIVQSSSLTTSLIVALVSAGGITVHNAVPIVMGANIGTTITCAIVSLGHIRRNDEFERAYAGANVHDMFNVLSVIVLLPLQLATGFLDTAAHYLSAVFYGSQAGGFDSPLKPLIQPLVKLTHGFMIDRAGFSECVTGIISVAISLALVFVALAYIVKLMRRATSSRAEHWIQRVFSANPYFVFAIGLALTAIIQSSSITTSMLVPLVGAGLINLEQAFPVTVGANIGTTVTALLATLAGNQNGLTIAFVHLLFNICGTLVFFVPPFMRRIPIVISRFLAHYFVRHKKLVFVYIITMFFLIPLLGMLITERL